In Zonotrichia albicollis isolate bZonAlb1 chromosome 9, bZonAlb1.hap1, whole genome shotgun sequence, the DNA window tgctcggggggtctccgtccctctggcctcaggcaatgcctgtgcagggctggggaccaggggctctgtgtccctctcaccactgagggtgctcggggctgggggggctctctgaccttctcacccctggggaggccggggaggtctctgtccctctcagccctgctgtgaccccacccaaacatcaccggggtcagagggacagagacacccccaaaccccaagaagggctgaacctgggatttggtttggggctgaggatttaggaaggggctggaattgcagctgggattggagttggggctgagatttggattagagctgggattggggttgaGGCTggacatgggattggctttagggctggggctgggattgggtcTAAGGCTAGACAAGTCTGGCACTGGGATGAGATTAAATatagaactgtgagtgtgtctaaacttggagtgagactgagaccagaatcagggtcaggtttgggactgagctcacccagggcaggacagggggaatgtcactgcaggatgtccctggcatcatcccagccctcctcaggcacctccaaacatggggggcagctgggtgccccaagatccaggtgctcccacgctgcccctccataccaggcgagcattccctgagggcagccctgactgtgacccttggggctctgggatcagccctcacatccctgtgggagcagcagcagacaggatGAAAGATTCCCCCGCCccatttttcctgtggaagGGTGAAGCCCAGTtgcccttttcttctggtgcctcctcctctcctcagctgaggatgtcaaactccccaggggcaggaaaatccccattccctctttccttgtggctgcagcctggaacatCCACCCAGAATGATGGACtttctgacagccctgctgaatgacactggcAAGAGATttgtgagaaggggaagaaattgtattttgatagtaaataAAAGGTGCAAAATTATTCCTGTCTGTTAATATTCCTTTTCAGTCAGTTCTGgtctgttttcagagtgccaccttctcagctgattgtgtttgtgccctccgttctctcctgcctctctttgcctgctctgtttctctctcagtgtctcccttgacccagggcagctcacaccaaagaccctgccctgatttaattcccaattcAGGAGCTACAACAACCATGGGGGAAGTTATGAAGGCTCGCACTGAAATGCCACtgtaagatcttgctccacttggcttttggctccttcttgacagctttgccctcaagggcaggaacatcttttcatAGCTGACaactggaattccagaccctggcagtgtgtgccgtggatcccagaggggcattcgCGAggctcccaggctgctgctcctgccgtgcctcccaaggagcttctctcccaaggggagaagatccagcagctctgtgggttcccagagcacacagcaaaggtggcGTGGATGGACattttccagcaccttcccctctggaaacagagggagggaggaaatagAAGCGAGTCCTGGAAGgactggggtgggaagggaccccgTCCATGGATTACGATCCCGCGAGGGAGAGACGCCTCTGCTCCAGTGAAGGAGCGAATGAGAGCGTGGGACAGCAACCGACGATTATTGAACGTGGACTGAACGGAACAAgaaatggggaggagaaagggagagaaagaaatcggGAAGAGGTCtcagagaacagaaagaaacaggaaaaggctCCCGCCTGGACTCCGCAGCTCCCAGGAACACCCGCAGGGCGTAGCGACTTttacaattccagccaatcagaggACGCGGTAAACAATTTCCAGCCAACCAGAGCTTTTCTCTCCGATGACTCACCGGTTGCCCGGCGGCCCCGGAGCGGAATTTGGGGCTCGGGCCGGGGGACGGATCCGCCCCGGGGGggtccccgagccccctgcccagccctggggccgatcgggggctcccccacccagcagccggtgctgcggggccgcggggcagagcggtgggaaaggggggcccgggctgggagcggaggaaatgcgggaggaagaggagggagaggagcagcaggagcgggAGAATCGCGGCGCTCGCAGCGCCCACAcgctgagcctgcagcaccccctgccccgggagcatcgcccccagccccgagccgcagGGGAGGGCGGAGGTCGAGCTCGCCCcggctccagccaggggtctccaggagggttttttggagagtgttcggagccggcagatcccggactcgagccccggatatctccgggctccctaagaggagctttttcggggggagaggagccgcgatcgcccctcgggagggtcccTGGGGCTCCACGTGGGGATGGCTCGGTACCGACGGTgcgggacattggttttggggatccctgtgagagccggggctgtggaatgggggacccccggggcggggagaggggaaggggcgataccagaactgggggacccccggcagcccggagatgaggtggggacgggaccccctgaccctgacaggggtgtcctggggtgacttaaTGATGCTCGTACCCCCAtcggtctgtttagcccagaaatgagttctgcacatttaaggctggttctgagagagaagaggaggaggaagaaccCGCACTCCTCTAcattccagctgctggatggactgagagcaggacagagctctccttttcttttagttagtttttagctcgctgaggcagagaagttccttggactggggtttttcttttcctttggagctgtttaaacctgctctggactgaacaaccagcacaccactggcagctcctccctgaaGCCCACTAggaggggcctgggctgaggcatttccagcgctggatggactgataagagactgataagagatcgataagagactgataagagactgataaggcACTGAGTGGGCAGAGCTACAACCCAAGGAAGGACTTTCggagtttgtcatctattttggagcagcaggaggttttactgcttaatattgttcaatttttgtgctggtgaatgctttgcctgtaaaataaagtttttttagactttcctccaaggaaatattttcctggactggctgagggtggggctgatgaatcggcattctagaggaaaatccttttggaatgtttcaaccaaatttgccctaaaccaggacagggtggtggaaagaagggggaaccccaagtggctggattgaggggaggctggggaggaggaccttgggaccccagaacctcccagaatACCTAAGCAGaaccctggagaggagggatccccTGGACCGATGGAATCCCCACCAGCTCTGAGATGGGGGACCAACCATAACCCAAAagggatgagactggaaatgggaaactccgggtggcttttttttattcactcttgatttttggacatCAGTTGACTTCTAGAAATGGACGTGGATGGGAGGAGtccccaacccaaggcattcacattttgttttttcccaaactaggattttccccaaacctttCCACCGTGACATCCCCTCTGtcccgctctgggtgagctcaatcccaaacctgaccccaatCCTGGTCTCAAtttcactccatgtttagatacactcacagttctgtattttatctcatcccagtcccaaactcatctatcccaaccccagccctaatgttaatcccatgtctagccttaaaGCCAATCCCAGGCCAAatcaaatctcagccccaactccaaccccagccccaattccagccccttcctaaatcatcagccccaaaccaaatcccaggttcagcccttcttggggtttgggggtgtctctgtccctctgaccccgatgatgtttgggtggggtcacagcagggctgagagggacagagacccccccggcctccccaggggtgagaaggtcagagagcccccccagccccgagcagcctcagtggtgagagggacacagagcccctggtccccagccctgcacaggcattgcctgaggccagagggatggagaccccccgagcatcccccaggctgaggggacagagacccccgagcatcccctgggctgagagggacagagattgCCCCGAGCACACCCTGATACAGGGGTGAGTGGGAGGGAGAACCCCCAGGCATTCTctggggtgagaatgatggagaccccctggggaatggcctggggtgacagggacagggacaattGCAACAAATTTCTCCTGAGCGTCCCCCAGGgcaagaggcacagagaccccttgagcatccccagggcacaggacaAAATAAACTAGACAGAAATCAAACTTAATCCTACATAAAATactttgatgaatatttgattttcccGAGAGTCACATGTgatggaaatgcaaacaaatcccaaacaggAATTAACTGACAATAGAAGAAATTCTGTGGCAATTCCATGTTTCattggttcctgcacagctccagctcagctgctggcaggttccaaTAAAAGAAAAGCGGAAATTAggcccaatacagattattaaaaggagGGGAAACTTtgtgtagctgtcacaaaggtgacagggatgtagagaataatgattctcacatttggcaAAGAACGCAAGCCTGTGAATTCCagagttatttgggaatttagctacttgagctgggctttttgtgggatttatagcagccttgtgttcctcaccatggggtgaatgaaccttgtcagtctcgctggtattatttcctccctttcctccagtgattttaacaaacttttcaaggaaggacaacaaaatattttctttttcactggccACCTACAACAGCCAATTTCCTCATCAGTTCTCCCATAAGTTGTTCAGAGGAaactgtgtccaagtttccaggagttcctccagagagaaccacaacctcctcagaggagggaaccatgctattgtcaaaggcacttggggtcagaggACAGTGCCCTGAACCCACTATGGCAAAATAATGTCgcaatctggttaagaaaattattggagagattcctctgccccaattaagaTGCTAAAAGACCAAATCCAgggtggattttattgaacagtaaatgtgaggtagagagagagatggaaagaaagagaaaaggggggagaGTAAGggagtgacaagggacagagacctcccctggggcagggccaagtgtgacattgtcccctgtgtgtgaggccttcccagggtgggggttttacagctgagccagtttgggtaaggggggtggtgttcactcCCTGAGCacggattaccccactgtttcaggttgccatgcaagatgtaaccaaatgcatgttttcaatccccaacttcatcaactgctataaacaggtggggcattgttctttatctcttccatgactcagccctgataatgccctgcaggggagatatcttctgctaatgggccattgagtgtcactgcaggactgataaaattccatcatcccattgtgggatgctccgcccaggggggaggatccaagcattcctacctggatatattCTGAGGCTGGCAACACCAGCAGCaccttgcctactggattcccagaggacaagagctccataaccaccactggaccttcagaggaagaccagacccttctacagcaTCACTTCTTGGACAGAATCGCattcatcactccaacaggactacagccaccatttattgggaTTGCAGctaccaccctgaccaacagcgtgtcaggttatatcctgagtctgtcagtttaaggcagtgtttctgtatcattgccttgttcctaattttgtttttgaatTGGAATTCTGACTAAGACTCTCCCCCTCTTTTGCCTTCAATCCGGTGCAAAATTTAGTGTGctcatttcttgttttcctcccaaaacagaATTTCCCGTTCCTAAAATTTAGCCAGATGGAGGGAGAgactgcgaggaagaggaagatgccccaggacacccaggcaggtgaggaggaagtcagtgcccctttccccctctcttctgctccatctcccagcccaacatggcccccagctgcaggacaaccctgctgccaccGCCATCCTgccggggatgcactggggggatctccttccccttccctctggcatggaggcaaatcccatcctctccttgtctttcctcccccagacaagaagctgaggatggagaccaagAAGGATAAGTTCTCCCAACAGAACCTCGTGGAAGAGTCCGTTTTGAGCAGTGCTACGGTGCAGAATTCGAACTGGGAGGAAATGCCtcagagatcccacaggaggaggggctccaaatccagcccagggtgctctcagaaggaaagacccaccctgagccatGAAGgcggacagagcttcagccaaagctcagagctggtggtccatgagcagcttcatgatcaGAAGAAGCCCTACAAGTGCTCAGAGTgtgagaagagcttcaggcacagcagcaccctgatgAGCCACCAGATGACCCACACTGGAgaatggccctacgagtgtggggagtgtgggaagggcttcagctgcagctccgccctcatcacccaccaacgcatccacactggggagaagccctatgagtgtgcccagtgtcagaagaggtttcagaccacctccagtctcctccagcaccagcagattcacaccgatgagaggcccttccgctgccctgactgtgggaagggcttcaagcgcaaCTACACCCTCGTCagccaccggcgcatccacactggggagaggccctacgagtgtcctgagtgtcagaagaggtttcacacCAGCTCTGATCTTCTCCTGCATGAACGGATTCACACGGATGAGAGACCCTTCCTCTGCCCTagctgcgggaagggcttcaagcgcaactcccacctcatcaggcACAAGcagacccacactggggagaggccctacaagtgtggggaatgtgggatgaGCTTTAGCCAGAACTCTAACCTGATCTCCCACCAGAAGACCCACACCAGAGAACGGCCCTATGAATGTGGGGAATGtaggaagagcttcaggcagaagTCTCTCTTGAGCTgccaccagaggatccacactggggaaaggccatacaagtgtggggaatgtgggatgaCCTTTAGTAGGAGGCCCCAACTGATCATCCACCAAatgacccacactggggagaagccctacaagtgCCCTGAGTGTCAGAAGAAGTTTCACACCAGTTCTCATCTCGTCCAGCACCAGCGGATTCACACGgttgagaggcccttccgctgccctgactgcgggaagggcttcaagcacaactctaccctcatcacccaccggcgcatccacactggggagaggccctacgagtgtccccagtgtgggaagagcttcaccagcagctctcacttgaccagacaccaacggaGTCACCAGTAAAAGAAACCCTGCACATGCCCCAACTGCAGGAAGAGTTcatgcactgctccagctttaTCCCCCATGAGACAACCCAcgttgggaagagccctgggaactcattttccctgtgatccatgctgggaagacagcTGTACCTTTTCCTATCCCTGCCAAtgacatgatgtgggatggaaaaacaggaaggtctggccatggccctgtcattacattcactcttacctcaggtcattgccaggggcaggaaatggactctctctcttcctgaggagaagggtgaaatttccaggcaggggaaattgtggccaggaagaCCCAGCAAGTTGTGTTGTAGTCTGTAAACagtcccttctgttatcaatattgtttctggttttgtttgttccttatctcgttggTGTtctcagtaaattgttcttatcccagcccaggatctttgccttttgtgctttccatgggaggcgggagggcagtgagggcagtgcagttttagcaggagcaggaaattggagAATCTcattcctgaaccccggcccgtggaaaccgagcatcccagctggtcccagccctggtggccatggcaacagccttgggagcgggtccctggctggggctgtgggaacctcttccctctggtgcccagggacaggagtggagggaatggctgcagctgaatcggggcaggctcaggttggatgtcaggaaaaggtttttgcccagaggctgctggggccctgcccaggctccccagggaagggtcccagctccagggctctctgagctccagcagtgtttggacagcgctgccaggcccaggctggcattgttggtgTGTCccgtgcagggccagcagttggactggaggatcctgatgggtccctcccagctcagccaattctgtggctctgggatcccatgagcatggggatggggatgccaatggttgccatggcaacgggctgtggctgcaggcctgagctggtgtccatggcaaccacccctggcatggggtctccatggagctgccatggaaactgaccatagcaacaggggtcctggtgatggtttccatggaaactgaccatagcaacagggagCTGGTGATGGTTGGCTGCTAAgaatcagatttgtcacaggcccccagagaggttccatggggactttccaggagtctccaggctgttccagagctgaatgtccaggcagggacaggggcccCATTGAGACCTTCTAGGTGTTTCtaggatggtaaagagccctgtggtcagaggcagtcacagccattccatggtgacatccctggggaccttgggctgcaaaggcaccaatctttcacaggcactcacgggggctccacggtgacatcccaggagtccccaggctgccaaagagccaggatgtcccagacactcacagggtaccggtcatgggcacagtgggagcttcaggcaaaagcttcatttcttaattggagaAACTTCTGCTGAGACATGAGGTGGAGAAATGACTTCCAACAGCCTTCATGGATCCTCAAACCTTTGCAGGACCcctagacttctaaaattccttcaaagagaggagactgggtGTTGCTGGATCCAATCTCAGCCCCAGAATTTGTCAAATGTGTAAAAGATTGAGCAGGTGGCATTCGACTAACAGAATTTGTCCTGCAGGATTCATGATAGAATACCGGATGAATTTATATAAGTATGTCTCTGGCTTattctgatcatgatcagatggaaagatcACCAGCACAGTTATTTACTCCACATTTCAGGAGCTATaacaattattagaatatagtgctctaggcagcaattttgaagtcagcatggccttgctggagttgttggagcacattgcaggcagagcctccagctccagcagaaactgcctttcctgttgTCCTGGTTTACGGCAAGTTTGTTAAAGAacctgcaaaggagggcccctccagaaagcaaacccacactgcccctcccctccaactggttcgggaagaattcctcggagagaggtggaaagaacctgtttatttgactggcacAGCACCcaccagcacacaaaatgaacaatacctgATGACacactctgagaaagatgacaaaatcagaaagtctctttcaggggtggttgctctgttctcagtcccttcggcactgggcagctgctgcagccaaacctttgGTGTttccgggtcccagtccggagcaggttcgagatggtcacagaaacaggagaggagaaacagtccaggaaggaatttggactgtttagctagaactagctaataagcagaagccaaagcagagcagaagcaagagcagaaaagagagcaagcaaagcagcaagccgaaagcaagaagtgaaaacagccttatgtactgcccatctctgtgtccctgataagagaaacccaaacaaaactcccactcttcagagccggtcttaaaggcacagaacagatgaatggggatacaagcatcataacgtcaccccaggacattccaccccttatccccatatcatcaacataGTACAACACATTatgcattattcatacaaaatttccatctgttcccccaaaatttacaagcaatacccatcatgccttcatcacatccccacactggac includes these proteins:
- the LOC141730202 gene encoding uncharacterized protein LOC141730202; protein product: METKKDKFSQQNLVEESVLSSATLHDQKKPYKCSECEKSFRHSSTLMSHQMTHTGEWPYECGECGKGFSCSSALITHQRIHTGEKPYECAQCQKRFQTTSSLLQHQQIHTDERPFRCPDCGKGFKRNYTLVSHRRIHTGERPYECPDCGKGFKRNSHLIRHKQTHTGERPYKCGECGMSFSQNSNLISHQKTHTRERPYECGECRKSFRQKSLLSCHQRIHTGERPYKCGECGMTFSRRPQLIIHQMTHTGEKPYKCPECQKKFHTSSHLVQHQRIHTVERPFRCPDCGKGFKHNSTLITHRRIHTGERPYECPQCGKSFTSSSHLTRHQRSHQ